One genomic region from Magallana gigas chromosome 3, xbMagGiga1.1, whole genome shotgun sequence encodes:
- the LOC136274193 gene encoding uncharacterized protein isoform X1, which produces MSNQRLCQVLPVRHRSFTCHKGHKHKDEDEVKECNRLEERKLKDDLKKTKVTLMNKTTDRHGNVHEQTVVVEGDKSILNQIRKSGQLALEGKIEKKSKDKKH; this is translated from the exons ATGAGTAACCAAAGATTATGCCAAGT aTTACCTGTGAGGCACCGAAG CTTCACTTGTCACAAAGGCCATAAACATAAAGACGAAGATGAAGTTAAGGAATGCAACAGACTTGAAGAGAG aaaactgaAGGACGATTTGAAGAAAACAAAGGTTACCCTCATGAACAAAACAAC AGACCGACATGGGAATGTCCATGAACAGACAGTTGTGGTTGAAGGTGACAAAAGTATCTTAAATCAAATAAG GAAATCTGGTCAATTGGCTCTTGAGGGTAAAATAG agaaaaagagCAAAGACAAAAAACATTGA
- the LOC136273483 gene encoding delta-like protein D has protein sequence MYTGTYCQTKITCSNHPCQHGTFTDGRNGYICLCDEGFTGSNCDSKMTCSDRPCLHGQCTDRGSSGFLCRCNVKYTGHTCNTVINCSSHPCDHGTCQDTSRGFSCTCDLGYKGETCNISVQCSDSPCQHGTCRDVVQGYTCSCHSGYSGKNCDTATTCRDNPCQHGSCTDQSGGYVWSSGYTGKNCQTAGC, from the exons ATGTATACAGGGACATACTGTCAGACTA AGATAACATGTAGCAATCACCCCTGTCAACACGGCACGTTTACAGATGGAAGGAACGGGTACATCTGTCTCTGTGACGAGGGATTCACTGGGAGCAACTGTGATTCTA AGATGACATGTTCAGATCGTCCATGTCTACACGGCCAGTGTACTGATAGGGGATCATCAGGGTTTCTATGTAGGTGTAACGTCAAGTACACAGGACACACGTGCAATACAG TGATAAACTGCAGTAGTCACCCGTGCGATCATGGAACATGCCAAGACACATCTCGCGGATTCTCTTGCACGTGTGACCTTGGATACAAAGGTGAAACATGCAACATAT CTGTACAGTGCAGTGACAGTCCCTGTCAACACGGAACCTGTCGTGATGTCGTCCAGGGGTACACCTGTTCCTGCCATTCGGGGTACTCGGGAAAGAACTGTGATACAG CTACGACATGCAGGGACAACCCATGCCAGCACGGATCGTGTACAGACCAATCAGGAGGATACGTGTGGTCGTCGGGGTACACAGGGAAAAACTGCCAAACAGCAGGTTGTTAA
- the LOC136274193 gene encoding uncharacterized protein isoform X2, with product MSNQRLCQVLPVRHRSFTCHKGHKHKDEDEVKECNRLEERKLKDDLKKTKVTLMNKTTDRHGNVHEQTVVVEGDKSILNQIRKSGQLALEEKKSKDKKH from the exons ATGAGTAACCAAAGATTATGCCAAGT aTTACCTGTGAGGCACCGAAG CTTCACTTGTCACAAAGGCCATAAACATAAAGACGAAGATGAAGTTAAGGAATGCAACAGACTTGAAGAGAG aaaactgaAGGACGATTTGAAGAAAACAAAGGTTACCCTCATGAACAAAACAAC AGACCGACATGGGAATGTCCATGAACAGACAGTTGTGGTTGAAGGTGACAAAAGTATCTTAAATCAAATAAG GAAATCTGGTCAATTGGCTCTTGAGG agaaaaagagCAAAGACAAAAAACATTGA